A region of Lycium barbarum isolate Lr01 chromosome 3, ASM1917538v2, whole genome shotgun sequence DNA encodes the following proteins:
- the LOC132634304 gene encoding uncharacterized protein LOC132634304, protein MTICLARCRNTLAYKLILCHLSIFPLQFFHNCISFWNIMKYDEAERVLGTVMDGSSKGTQNQGSTRSQLYEICAVNHWKAPLFECCSEEGPDHHKLFTFKVIVEIRGPRTTTIECMGNPHPKKKVAAENAAEGALRFLNQAGYRFVLDQMTFVRHLCSSKLHLYDICAVNHWKAPLFECCSEEGPDHHKLFTFKVLVEIRGLHTSTIECMGNPHSEKKVAVENAAEGALWFLNQAGYRLKY, encoded by the exons ATGACAATATGTTTAGCTAGATGTAGAAATACCTTAGCTTACAAGCTTATTCTTTGCCATTTATCAATTTTTCCGTTGCAATTCTTTCATAATTGCATCAGTTTCTGGAACATAATGAAATATGATGAAGCTGAAAGAGTTCTTGGGACAGTCATGGATGGAAGCTCCAAAG GTACTCAAAATCAGGGCTCTACCAGATCACAATTGTACGAGATTTGTGCAGTAAATCATTGGAAAGCACCTTTATTTGAATGTTGCAGTGAGGAAGGTCCAGATCACCATAAGTT GTTCACATTCAAGGTAATTGTGGAAATAAGAGGACCTCGTACGACAACTATAGAGTGCATGGGCAATCCACATCCAAAGAAGAAAGTTGCAGCAGAGAATGCCGCTGAAGGAGCGTTGCGGTTTCTAAATCAAGCTGGTTATAGATTTGTGCTCGACCAAATGACATTTGTACGACATTTGTGCTCCAGCAAATTGCATTTGTACGACATTTGTGCAGTAAATCATTGGAAAGCACCTTTATTTGAATGTTGCAGTGAGGAAGGTCCAGATCACCATAAGTT GTTCACTTTCAAGGTACTTGTGGAAATAAGAGGACTTCATACATCAACTATAGAGTGTATGGGAAATCCACACTCAGAGAAGAAAGTTGCAGTAGAGAATGCAGCTGAAGGAGCATTGTGGTTTCTTAACCAAGCTGGTTATAGATTGAAGTACTGA